CCCGCTACTACCTCAAGTTCCTCGGCGGAGCCGCCAAGGTGAACGCCCTCGTCGGCATCGCGCCCAGCAACCACGGCACCACCCTCAACGGCCTCACCCACCTGCTGCCGTACTTCCCCGGCGCCGCCGACCTGCTCTCCACCAGCACCCCCGCCCTCGCCGACCAGGTCGCCGGCTCCCCCCTCCTCACCAAGCTCAACGAGGGCGGCGACACCGTCCCCGGCGTCACGTACACGGTCCTCGCCACGAAGTACGACGAGGTCGTGACGCCCTACCGGAGCCAGTTCCTCAGCGGCACCGGCGTCCGCAACGTCGTCCTCCAGGACCTGTGCCCGCTCGATCTCTCCGAGCACGTGGCGATCGGCCTGTTCAGCCTGATCGCCTTCCACGAGGTGGCCAACGCGCTCGACCCGGCGCACGCCACACCGACGACCTGCGCCTCGGTCCTCGGATAACGCACGGCCGGGGTCTGTCCGACCTGAGCCGCCGGACAGACCCCGCCCCCCGTAGTGGCCGCGACAGGCCCTAACGGCCGTGCCCGCCACCGCTCACCGCACGCCGCCGCACCGACCCGAAGAGGATCGCCGCGCCGGCCGCGAGGACGGCCGCGCCGCCCATCGCGACATACGCCGTGCCGCTGTCGCCGCCCGTCTCGGCGAGGTCCTCCGTGGCGCCGGCCGCCTTCACATCGGTGACCGGGCTCGACTCCGGAGCCGTGGCCGGCTCGGCCGAGGTGGACGCGTCCTGGTCGCCGTGCCCGCCGTGCTCGACGGTGGACCGGTCGGCGCCGTCCTCGATCTGCTCCTCGGAGGGGGCGGAGGCGCTGGGAGCGGGCGACGCGGTGCTGCCCGAACCGGAACCGCTGCCGCCGCCGTATGTCACGTCCGAGCAGGAGTAGAACGCCTCCGGGCTGTCCGAGCGCTGCCAGACCGCGTACAGCAACTGGGCGCCGGAGCGCTCCGGGAGGGTGCCGGAGAACGTGTAGTAGCCGTTCGCCGCGACCGGGTCGGTGGCCGTCGCCACCGGGTGGGCCAGGTCCAGGTCGTCCCAGGCGAGCGGCTGCGTCGGGTCGTACCCCTGCTTGGTGACGTACACCTTGAACGTGCCCTTGTGCGGGGCCGTCACGCGGTACTTGAAGGTGTACGACCCGCTGCTCACGCTCGTCGCCGGCCAGTCGGCGCGGGCCAGGTCGAGGCCCTTGAACTCGTCGGCGTTCGCGCTGCACAGCCTGCCGTCCGGGATGAGGGTCTGGTGCTGTCCGGCCGCGTCGCCGATGCGGACGCCGTTCCAGTCGTAGAGCGCCTGGGTGCCGCCCGCCGCGACCGCGGCCTCGCAGGCGTCCGACTTCGGGCTCTCGGGGCCCTCCGCGTAGCACTGGGCGACCCGGCTCACCGGATCGCCGAGCGTGCCGTGCGCCGACGCGGGCGCCGCGGCGAGCGCGGTGAGGGCGAGCGGGGTCAGGCCGAGCGCGGTGACAGTGGCGGCCGTGCGGCGTGCGGGCATGGCGGAACTCCTCGGAAGCGGTACTGACGGGTGCCGGATCCAAGAAACCGTGAAATCCCGTGCTCGGGGCGGTCGGGAACGATCTTTATGGCCCTCTTAAGGGACTGCTGAGACGGAGATCAGGTAGGTAGCGTGCGCGCATGACCAACGAGGACATACGGCTCGCCGGCCCGGCCGACGTGCCGCGCGTGAAGGCTGTCACCGACGCCGCCTACCACCACTACATCGAGCGCATCGGTGTGGTGCCCCAGCCCATGGAACGGGACCACGCGGCGGCCGTGGCGGCGGGGCAGGTGTTCGTCACGGGCGATCCCGTCACCGGTCTGGTGGTGGTCGAGGAGCGCGCGGACCATCTGTACCTGGACAACATCGCCGTCCACCCCGACGCCCAGGGAACGGGCGTGGGAGGACGGCTGTTGCGGTTCGTGGACGCACACGCGCGTGCGCTGGGCCTCACCGAGGTGAGGCTCCACACGAACGCGCTGATGTGGGAGAACCAGAAGATCTATCCGAAGTACGGCTACGAGGTCGTGGAACGGAGAGTGGACGGGCCCTATGACCGCGTCCACTACCGCAAGCGACTGGGCTGAGCCCGCGCCGTCACCCGTCCGGCCACCAGGTGCGTGCGATGTCCTTTCGCACCTCCGGGCGTCCTGCGGGGCGCTCCTCGGCCTCCTCGCGGATCCGACGGGCGTCCGTCCTCTTCAGGGGCTTCTGCACGGTTGTCCGGCGCATGACTGCCTCCTTCAAGGCCTACCGAGTTCCGCGTTCTCACGGAGGTAGACCCTTTCGGGGAGAGTTCCTCATCGACGGCGATCTGTCAGTGGCGGTCATCACGATTTCGACTGACTTTCGAGCCGGCTTCCAGCGCCGTCTGATTGTCAGTGGCGGATGCCAGTCTGGTGACCATGACCGATCACAGTGGATTCGAAGCCGACGCGGGCGCGGACGGCGTGGATTGGAATGCGGGGGCCGCCTCCTTCGACGAGGAGCCGGACCACGGCCTGCGCGACCCGCGGGTGCGGGCCGCCTGGGCCGCGCGGCTGCGCTCCTGGCTGCCCGGCCGGGCCTGTGACGTACTCGACCTCGGCTGCGGCACCGGCAGCCTGTCGCTCCTCGCGGCCGAACAGGGACATCGCGTCACCGGCGTCGACAGCGCCCCGGCGATGGTGGACCTCGCCCGCGCGAAACTCGCCGGACGTGACGCCGCGTTCCTCGTCGGTGACGCGGCGGCACCGCCGGTGGGGGAGCAGCGCTTCGACGTCGTCCTCGTACGGCACGTGCTGTGGGCGCTCCCCGACCCCGGCCGGGCCCTGCGCCACTGGCGTGAGCTGCTGCGCCCAGGAGGCCGACTGGTCCTCGTCGAGGGCGTCTGGGGGACGGTCAGCCCGGTCGGGATACCCGCCGCCCGCCTCACCGCCCTCGTCGAACCGCTCGCCGGGCAGGTGCGCGTGGAGCGGCTGTCCGACGATCCGGTGCTGTGGGGGAGAGCGGTGGAGGACGAGCGGTACGCCGTGGTGGCCACGGCGGCCTAGGAGAGGAGTGCGGTGAGGCCCTCTCGGGTGCGGGCCCGCTGCTCCAACTCGTCGAGGGCGGCCACGGCGGCCGTCGCCGCCTCGGGGTCCCGCTCCGCGAGACCGCTCTCGGCGAACTCGTCCTCGTCCAGGCGCAGTACGTCGGTGCCGTCGGCGGACCGCCACAGGTCGAGGTCGAGATCCTCCACGACCAGCTCGGCACCGTCGAGCACGGCCGGGCGGGTCACGTCGCAGTACCAGCCCTTGAGCGTGCCGTCGCCGGCGCGGACCTCCTTCACCGCGTACCAGCGGTCCCGCCAGTAGTGCTCCGTGAACACGTCCCCGGGTTCGAAGCGGACGAAGCCGAAGTCACGGACGCCGTCGCCCGCCCAGGCGGCACGGACGGTGAGGTGGTTGCCGTCGTCGGCGACGAGCTCGCTCCGGTAACGGATCTTCGTACGGCCCGCCTTGACCAGGACGACCTCCAACTCGCCGGCCCTCTCAGCCGAGTTCACGGACATACCGCACCTCCGTCGCGGCCACCTCGTAGCCGAACCACTTGTTGATCGCGATCATCGGGCCGTTGCCCGCGTCGTTGCCGGTGAACGCCTCCGTGAAACCGGCCGCGCGGGCGCGGTGCAGGGAGTCGTTCTTGGCGAGCTTGGCGAGACCCCGGCCGCGGAAGTCGCGGGCCGTGCCGGTCATCGCGGTGCCGTAGCGGATGCCGCCATCGGTGCGGGCCAGGCTGAACGCGGCCAGGCGGCCCTCGACGACGGCGACCGAGGTCAGCTCATGGCTGATCAGCGGGTGGTGCCAGGTCTCCCGCAGCCAGGCCTCGTAATCGGTGAACTCGTTGTCGACATCGCTCGGTTCGTCCGCCACCGTCGCCGCGTCCAGGGCGAACAGCGGGCGCGGGTCGTCGGCGAAGTCGGCGCCCGTGCGCAGTTCGACGCCGGGCGGCGGCGTTTCGAGCGGGGGCAGTGCGGCGCCCGCGAGGTCCAGGCGGAGGAAGTGCGCGGAGCGGCTCGCGCGGTAGCCGTGGGCTTCGGCGAAGGCGCGGTTGGCCGGTTCGTTCAGCACCCAGGCGTACAGCTTCGTCGCGCCGTGGGCCGCCAGGTACTCCTCGGCAGCGCGGATCAGCGCGGTGCCGGCACCGCGACGCGTCCGCTCCGGGTGCACGTACACGTTGACGTAGCCCTGACCGGGCTCAGGGCTGTCGTACACGAGGCCGACCTGTGCCGTGCCGATCACCTCGCCGTCCTCCTCCGCCACGAGGGGGCGGTAGTGGGCCTCGGTGTGCATATGGGCGATGTCGTAGGCCAGGGAGTCCGGGGTGTAGATCACGAAGGGGAGGGCGCGGTCGCGGACCTGGACGAAGTCCTTCAGGTCGGCTCGGGCTTCGGGGTGCAGGTTGCGCACGGTGATTGCCATATGGCCGGAGACTAGGACGGCGAGTCCTGCGGCTGCCTCCCATTTTCCGGCCGGTGCGGAAGAATCGGGGGCGTGACCTTGAAGATCGACATCGACGACAGTGCGCCGCCGTACGAGCAGGTGCGGACGCAGATCTCCGAACAGGCGCGGTCGGGGGTGCTGCCGGTCGGGTACCGGCTGCCCACGGTGCGGGGGCTGGCGGAGTCGCTGGGGCTCGCCGCGAACACCGTCGCCAAGGCGTACCGGGCGCTGGAGAGCGACGGGGTGATCGAGACGCGGGGGCGCAACGGCACGTTCGTGGCGGCGGCGGGTTCCGCGGCGGAACGGGAGCTGGCGTCGGCGGCACAGGCGTACGTCGAGCGGGCCCGGCGGCTGGGCGTGGAGCGGGACGCCGCGCTGGCCGCCGTAGGGGACGCCCTGCGGGCCGCCTACGGCGGCTGAGTCTCACCGCAGCAGGCTCTCGAAGGTTCTCGCGTTCTCCACCGCCGCCGCGTTCGGGTCGTTGTTGAAGTACGCGTAGACGTCGTCGTCGGCGGGCCAGGTGGCGTCGATCCGGGCCGCCCAGGTCTCCAGGGAGCGTCTGCCGTATCGCGGCCAGTCCTTCGCCCGGCCCTCGTGGAAGCGGACGTAGCCCCAGTTCGTCGTCCGCCACAGGGGCGTGACCGGGTGCGCGCGGACGTCGGCCCAGCACAGGGCGGCGGAGCGGGACTCCAGGACCTCGCGGACCTCCGGCGTCCACCAGGACTCGTGCCGCGGTTCGACGGCCACCCGCGTCCCCGGGGGGAAGCAGGCGAGGCAGGCGTCCAGGAGTTCCGCGTCGGCCCTCAGGGTCGGCGGGAGCTGGAGGAGGACCGGGCCCAGACGGGCGCCCAGGCCCTCGGCGTGGGTCATCAGCCGGTGGACCGGCTCCTCGGGGTCCTTCAGACGCTTGATGTGGGTGAGGTACCGGCTCGCCTTCACCGCGACCACGAAGTCCGCAGGCACCCGCTCCCGCCACGACTCGAAGTTCTCCCGGGACGGCAGCCGGTAGAAGGCGTTGTTGATCTCGACCGTCGGGAAGTGCGCGGCGTACTCCTCCAGCCAGCGCCGCATCGGGCAGCCGGCCGGGTAGAGGGCGCCGCGCCAGTCCTTGTACTGCCAGCCCGACGTACCCACGTACCGGGTCATACCTCCATGGAACCACTCACAGATAGAGCCCCGCGTCCGCCCCGTCCCGCGGCTCCGGCAGCGCGGTCGGGGAGGTGCCCCGGCGCAGCGCGTACAGCTCCGCGAGGGTGGAGCCCTCGCGGCCGACCCCCTCCTCCGTGCCCAGCCAGCCCACCGCCTCCCGGCGGGTCAGGCGGCCCACCTCGATACGGGCCAGACAGCGGCCGGGGCGGACCACCGCCGGATGGAGCCGCTCCAGATCCTCGTTGGTCGTGACACCCACCAGGACGTTGCGCCCCTGGCCCAGCAGGCCGTCGGTGAGGTTCAGCAGCCTCGACAGCGCCTGGCCCGCGGTGTGCTTGGCCTCGCCGCGGATCAGTTCGTCGCAGTCCTCCAGGAGCAGCAGCCGCCAGCGGCCCTTGCCCGACGAGTCGTCCTCGCCGATCGCGATGTCCATCAGATAGCCGACGTCGGAGAAGAGCCGCTCGGGGTCGAGCACGCAGTCCACCTGGCACCAGTCCCGCCAGGAGCGGGCCAGCGTGCGCAGCGCCGAGGTCTTGCCGGTGCCCGGCGGGCCGTGCAGGAGGAGCAGCCGGCCCGCGATGTCCTCCGGGGTCGTCTTCATCAGCTTGGTCATCGCGTCCGCGACCGGTGCCGTGTAGTTGGCCCGGACCTCGTCCCAGGTGCCCGCGGAGATCTGCCGGGTGGTGCGGTGCGGGCCGCGGCGCGGGGAGACGTACCAGAACCCCATCGTCACGTTCTCCGGCTGGGGTTCGGGCTCGTCGGCCGCGCCGTCCGTCGCCTCGCCCAGCACCTTCTCGGCCAGCTCGGCGCTGGTCGCCGTCACGGTGACGTCGGCGCCGCGGCTCCAGCGGGAGACCAGCAGGGTCCAGCCGTCGCCCTCCGCGAGCGTCGCGCTGCGGTCGTCGTCGCGGGCGATGCGCAACACCCGGGCGCCGTCCGGCAGCAGGGACGCGCCGGACCGGACGCGGTCGATGTTGGCCGCGTGCGAGTACGGCTGCTCGCCCGTCGCGAAGCGGCCGAGGAACAGCGCGTCGACGACGTCGGACGGTGAGTCGCTGTCGTCGACGTTGAGCCGGATCGGCAGAGCGTCGTGTGGGTTCGCAGACATGCCGCCATGATCCGGCACGAGCAGGCCGATCGCACCCGGTTTCCGTAGTGCGTCCGGAGTGTCGGATGGGACCTTTTGCGTCCGCTCCGTCCTGTTACAAGGCTGTGCATCGACAAGACCTGCCCCAGGCGTGCTTCCCGCGTCTACTGTTGCCCTCGATGGGACGTCATGGGTGGAATTCGGGGGCACTGCGGTGGCGGCTCACCGCACTGCTCGGTGTGGGCGCGGCGGCTCTGGCCCTGGTCGTGACCCTCCTCAACACGCTGCCCGGCGACGGGGCGCGCACCGACGGCACCACGAGCAACGGCAGCCGGGCGCACGGAACCCCGACCAGTACGCCCGACGCCGGGACCCCGGACGTCGGCTGGGGCTTCACCCACACCCAGTACAGCGCCGACGAGGGCAACTCCACCGCCGTCGAGCGGGTCGAGGGGCGGATCGCCGACGTCGGCGGGCTGCCGCAGAACCAGCACCTCATGGGCTGGGGCGCCGACAACCCCGAACCGGTCGAGGGGCGTTACGACTTCGAGGACATGGACCGGCGCGTCGACTTCGTCCGCGCCTCCGGCTCCACCCCGGTCGTCACCCTGTGCTGCGCCCCGGACTGGATGAAGGGCGGCGAGCCGGGCGTCGGCAACACCGACTGGAGCCAGTCCGCGCTGGAGACCGCCCCGGAGCCCGCCCACTTCAAGGACTTCGCCGCGCTCGCCGCGACCGTCGCCAAGCGCTATCCGGACGTCCGCCACTTCATCGTCTGGAACGAGTTCAAGGGCTTCTGGAACGACTCCGAGGCCCGCTGGGACTACGAGGGCTACACGAAGCTCTACAACCTCGTCTACCAGGCGCTGAAGAAGGTCAACCCGGACATCATGGTCGGCGGTCCGTATCTCGTGATGGACAGCGTCGATCCCCGCTCCGAGGACGCGTCCACGACCTTCAAGGGGCCCTGGGGCGCCATGGACCAGCGGATCCTCGACGCCTTCGACTACTGGAACAAGAACAAGGCCGGCGCCGACTTCGTGGTCGTGGACGGCTCCAGCTACACCAACGACGACGAGCTGCTGCCCAACGAGTTCGCCGCGACCGACAAGTTCACCGCCGTCAGCCGGTGGGTGCGCCAGCGGACCGGCGACCTGCCGCTGTGGTGGGCCGAGTACTACGTCGAGCCCGCCGACGCCGCCGACGAGCGCGAGGGCTGGTCCGAGGAACGCAGGGTCGCCGTCCAGGCCGCCGGCATGATCGCCCTCGCCAAGGGCGGCACCACGTCCGCGCTCTACTGGAACCCGGAGAACGCGAAGGGCACCGACTGCGCGGGCTGCCTGTGGACGCCGACCAGCGGGAAGGGCGGCGGGCAGAAGCTGCCCATGTTCGACCTGGTCAGCCGGTTCAGCAAGGCGTTCGGGCCCGGGACCGCCTACACCACGGTGCCCGTCGCCGCCGACGACGTGCCCAACGTGCGCGTCCTCGCCACCGACAGGACGGTCCTGGTGGTCAACACCCTGGACCGGCAGATCAGCGCGAAGGTCGACGGCAAGAGGTTCGACATGCAGGCGTACGAGGTCAAGTGGCTCACCCGGTGAGCCGGGTGAGCCACTTGACCTCGTAAAGCCCCGTAGGGCTACTTCATCGTCAGGAACCGCTGCACCAGCGAGGCGAACAGCACCGCCAGCAGCGGCAGCGAGAACCAGAAGCTGCTCTGTAGCCAGCGCAGTTGCCGCACCCCCGGCCGCACCGCGACCCGGACCACCTCACGCGCGGTCAGCAGCACGATCAGCGCCAGCGCCGCGAGGCCGCCCACCACCGACCACGGCGTCCAGGTCACCTGCGGCCCGATCGGGCCCGGGTCCGCCTTCGCGACCTTGCCCGCGGGCTCCTTGGCCAGCGCGTACATGGTGACGTCCGCGTTGACGAAGACCTTCTTCAGCTCCGCCCGCTTGTCCAGGTTCTCGATCAGCCGCGGCTGCCAGGACTTCGTGTAGCCGACGTCCATCTCCAGATAGGTGACCTGACTGCGGTTGATCATCAGATACGAGTTCGGGCCCGCGTCCTTCAACGCCTTGACCAGGCTGGACACCAGCACCGGGTCGGTCGGCGCCAGCGTCGGCACGTAGGAGACCTTCTCCATGTCCCGCGCGCCCCACGGCATCGCCGGAGTCACGTTGTCGACCGTGTCGTTGCTCAGCCACAGCAGCCTGACCGTCGGATCGTCGTGGGCGTACACGTACTCCATGGCGGCGACCTCGCCGGGCCGGATCCGCTCGAACGGCTCGTTGCCCCAACGGGCCACCAGGAAGCCGAACATGAGCAGCAGGCCCGCCAGCACCGCGGCCATCGGCGCCAGACTCACCCGGTCCTTGGCACGTTCCTTCGCGGTGAGCCCGGTCCGCGGGAACAGGGCGAGCCCCATGAGCAGGGCGGCCCCCGGCAGCGCGAACATGAAGACGCGCAGGGCCATCTCACCGCCGTACGACTGCATGCCGAAGCCGAGGAACGGCACGAAGGTGAGGACGAGCAGCGAGCGTTCCCGGTAGTGGTGGTCGCGGCGGCGCCACCAGCCCCAGCAGGCGAAGGCCATCACACCGCCGGCGAGCAGCACCCGTGTGTAGAGGACGAGCTTGTGCGTGGAACTGCCGCCCTCGATACGGCCCGACACCGACGAGGACACATTGCCGCCCACGCCGCCGACCCCGCCGAACAGGTCGTCGAAGTGGCCCGACCAGTACGGCTCGGCCATGAAGCCCACCCACGCCGCCACCAGCACGGCGAACAGGATGGGCAGGCCGCGCAGTTCGGACTTGCCGATCAGGACCAGGGCCGCCAGCACGCCCAGCATCACGAACGGGGTGAGCTGGTGGGCCGGGACGCTCGCCGCGAACAGTCCTATGAGCACCATGAGGAGGACGGCCCGTTGGCGGCGGTTCGTCGGCTCGACCTCCACCTCGCCGGGGCGCTTCTTCGTCCAGATCACGCGCGGGGCGCGGAAGTAGACGAGCAGGATCGCCGCGAAGACCAGGTAGAGGAGGTAGGTGAAGCCCTGCGGGGAGAAGTAGTCCTGGCCGACCCAGCCGGACAGCACGAACACCCACAGGCCGGTCCACTTGGCCTTCCAGCTCGCCCGCATCGAGCGCACCAGCAGGAACATCGGGGCCAGGTAGAGGAGTTGGACGGCCAGCGGCCACCACCGGATGAGCTCGGTGAAGTCCGTGACCCCGCAGGCCTGGGCGACGAACGCGGCCGCCGCGAAGAAGCCGGGCCAGCTCCAGCGCGCGTCCAGGTCGGGCACGGCCGACCCGGTCCGGTCGATGTAGTCGAGGAAGCCGAGGTGTTGCCAGGCGGTCGCGAACCGGGGTTCGGTCTCGATCACCGCGGGCAGCGCGTGCAGCGACACGACGGTCGCGAGCAGCGCGATCAGCAGCAGCGCCTTGTGCTCGCGGTCCAGCCACAGCAGCGAACCGAAGGACACCACGAGCAGGACGGCGCCGACCAGGGTGGGCAGCGGCAGCACCGAGATCAGCCCGAGCCCGCCCATCTGATCCAGGTCGGCCTCGCCGAGCCGCAGCGCGGGCACCCAGTACAGCAGGAGCGCGGCGGTCAGCAGACAGCCGAGGATCACCCCGACGCGGCTGGGGTGGAGCCGGTCACGCCAGGAGAGTGGCGGCTCCGGTTCCGGCTCGCCGGCGGCGGTGTCGGGCCGGACGAACTCCCCGGGCCGTGCGAACTCCCCGAGCCGTACGGTGCCTTCCTCCCGTGCCCTCGTCTCGTACGGCTCGAACGGCGCGTCCACCTCCGGCTCCGGCGTCTCCACCGGGCCGAGCGACGCCTCCGACCCCGGTTCCCGCGCCTCCACCGGCAGCCCCAGTTCGGGCAGTTGCTGCGCCCAGGTGGGCCGGTGCGGTTCCGGGTGGACGACGGGCATGCCGGTGGGCGGGGTGCCGGGACCCGGGCGGACGTCCGGGCGGCGTTCCAGATGGTCGAAGTCGACATGGATGCCGAGGGCGAGGGTGTCCTGGTCGAGCGCCCAGGCGGGCCCACGCCTGCGGGCACCCGGCGCGGTCGGGGCCTCGCGCGCCCCCAGGTCGGCGAGGTCGCCGTCGGGCGCCGCGTCCTCGGGGACGGCATCGCCCGGCGCGGCCCGCACCGTCTTGTACAGCTTCGGCGCGGCGATCGCCACGATCACCGCGAGCGAGGAGATCTCGGCGACGCCGGCACCGGTCAGCCCCATACGGGGGAGGAGAAGCAGGGTCAGGCCGAGCACCAGGGCGCACAACAGGCCCTGGAGCCAGGCGAGTCCGGCGGTGCGGCTCTGGGCGCGCAGCACCGCGAAGTACGTCTCCATGACGACCCGCAGCACCGCGCCGACCGCGAACCAGCGCAGCAGCGGGGTGGCCGCGTCGGCGTACCCCGAGCCGAAGACACCGAGGATCCAGGGCGCGCCGAAGAACAGCACCCCGGCCACCGGCAGCATGATCCGCGCCATCCGCCTGAGCGCCGCCCGGGTGTTGGACGCGAGCCGGGTCGGGTCGTGCGAGCCCTCGACGGTGAGCGAGGCGCCCATGTTGATGGCGAGCAGGTTGCAGGTGCCGCCGATGGTGGTGGTGATGTAGAAGTACGCGTTGTCCTCGGAGCTGACCTGCGAGGCCACGATCACCGGGACGAGATAGACGACGGCCAGCGAGAACAGGGAGCCGGTGTAGTCGCCCGCGAGGAATCTGCCGACCTCCTTGAGCGTCGGCGGCCGGGCCCGGTCCTCGGTGGCCTTCACATGCCGGGGCACCAGCCGCCGGAACACCAGCCAGCCCAGCGGCAGCACCGACACCGCGATCGCCGCGACCCAGGACAC
This DNA window, taken from Streptomyces sp. NBC_00663, encodes the following:
- a CDS encoding esterase/lipase family protein translates to MLPWKRLLRPLTALLLTATVAVVPATAAHAADAPHSGWNDFSCKPSTTHPRPVVLVHGTLGNSVDNWLGLAPYLENRDYCVYSLDYGQLPGVPVFNGLGPVDKSAQQLSAFVDKVLAATGAAETDVVGHSQGGMMPRYYLKFLGGAAKVNALVGIAPSNHGTTLNGLTHLLPYFPGAADLLSTSTPALADQVAGSPLLTKLNEGGDTVPGVTYTVLATKYDEVVTPYRSQFLSGTGVRNVVLQDLCPLDLSEHVAIGLFSLIAFHEVANALDPAHATPTTCASVLG
- a CDS encoding class I SAM-dependent methyltransferase, giving the protein MTDHSGFEADAGADGVDWNAGAASFDEEPDHGLRDPRVRAAWAARLRSWLPGRACDVLDLGCGTGSLSLLAAEQGHRVTGVDSAPAMVDLARAKLAGRDAAFLVGDAAAPPVGEQRFDVVLVRHVLWALPDPGRALRHWRELLRPGGRLVLVEGVWGTVSPVGIPAARLTALVEPLAGQVRVERLSDDPVLWGRAVEDERYAVVATAA
- a CDS encoding GNAT family N-acetyltransferase; translation: MTNEDIRLAGPADVPRVKAVTDAAYHHYIERIGVVPQPMERDHAAAVAAGQVFVTGDPVTGLVVVEERADHLYLDNIAVHPDAQGTGVGGRLLRFVDAHARALGLTEVRLHTNALMWENQKIYPKYGYEVVERRVDGPYDRVHYRKRLG
- a CDS encoding DUF402 domain-containing protein, whose product is MSVNSAERAGELEVVLVKAGRTKIRYRSELVADDGNHLTVRAAWAGDGVRDFGFVRFEPGDVFTEHYWRDRWYAVKEVRAGDGTLKGWYCDVTRPAVLDGAELVVEDLDLDLWRSADGTDVLRLDEDEFAESGLAERDPEAATAAVAALDELEQRARTREGLTALLS
- a CDS encoding GNAT family N-acetyltransferase, yielding MAITVRNLHPEARADLKDFVQVRDRALPFVIYTPDSLAYDIAHMHTEAHYRPLVAEEDGEVIGTAQVGLVYDSPEPGQGYVNVYVHPERTRRGAGTALIRAAEEYLAAHGATKLYAWVLNEPANRAFAEAHGYRASRSAHFLRLDLAGAALPPLETPPPGVELRTGADFADDPRPLFALDAATVADEPSDVDNEFTDYEAWLRETWHHPLISHELTSVAVVEGRLAAFSLARTDGGIRYGTAMTGTARDFRGRGLAKLAKNDSLHRARAAGFTEAFTGNDAGNGPMIAINKWFGYEVAATEVRYVRELG
- a CDS encoding DUF5925 domain-containing protein, producing MSANPHDALPIRLNVDDSDSPSDVVDALFLGRFATGEQPYSHAANIDRVRSGASLLPDGARVLRIARDDDRSATLAEGDGWTLLVSRWSRGADVTVTATSAELAEKVLGEATDGAADEPEPQPENVTMGFWYVSPRRGPHRTTRQISAGTWDEVRANYTAPVADAMTKLMKTTPEDIAGRLLLLHGPPGTGKTSALRTLARSWRDWCQVDCVLDPERLFSDVGYLMDIAIGEDDSSGKGRWRLLLLEDCDELIRGEAKHTAGQALSRLLNLTDGLLGQGRNVLVGVTTNEDLERLHPAVVRPGRCLARIEVGRLTRREAVGWLGTEEGVGREGSTLAELYALRRGTSPTALPEPRDGADAGLYL
- a CDS encoding GH39 family glycosyl hydrolase → MGRHGWNSGALRWRLTALLGVGAAALALVVTLLNTLPGDGARTDGTTSNGSRAHGTPTSTPDAGTPDVGWGFTHTQYSADEGNSTAVERVEGRIADVGGLPQNQHLMGWGADNPEPVEGRYDFEDMDRRVDFVRASGSTPVVTLCCAPDWMKGGEPGVGNTDWSQSALETAPEPAHFKDFAALAATVAKRYPDVRHFIVWNEFKGFWNDSEARWDYEGYTKLYNLVYQALKKVNPDIMVGGPYLVMDSVDPRSEDASTTFKGPWGAMDQRILDAFDYWNKNKAGADFVVVDGSSYTNDDELLPNEFAATDKFTAVSRWVRQRTGDLPLWWAEYYVEPADAADEREGWSEERRVAVQAAGMIALAKGGTTSALYWNPENAKGTDCAGCLWTPTSGKGGGQKLPMFDLVSRFSKAFGPGTAYTTVPVAADDVPNVRVLATDRTVLVVNTLDRQISAKVDGKRFDMQAYEVKWLTR
- a CDS encoding GntR family transcriptional regulator, coding for MTLKIDIDDSAPPYEQVRTQISEQARSGVLPVGYRLPTVRGLAESLGLAANTVAKAYRALESDGVIETRGRNGTFVAAAGSAAERELASAAQAYVERARRLGVERDAALAAVGDALRAAYGG
- a CDS encoding lytic polysaccharide monooxygenase auxiliary activity family 9 protein, giving the protein MPARRTAATVTALGLTPLALTALAAAPASAHGTLGDPVSRVAQCYAEGPESPKSDACEAAVAAGGTQALYDWNGVRIGDAAGQHQTLIPDGRLCSANADEFKGLDLARADWPATSVSSGSYTFKYRVTAPHKGTFKVYVTKQGYDPTQPLAWDDLDLAHPVATATDPVAANGYYTFSGTLPERSGAQLLYAVWQRSDSPEAFYSCSDVTYGGGSGSGSGSTASPAPSASAPSEEQIEDGADRSTVEHGGHGDQDASTSAEPATAPESSPVTDVKAAGATEDLAETGGDSGTAYVAMGGAAVLAAGAAILFGSVRRRAVSGGGHGR
- a CDS encoding DUF72 domain-containing protein, translated to MTRYVGTSGWQYKDWRGALYPAGCPMRRWLEEYAAHFPTVEINNAFYRLPSRENFESWRERVPADFVVAVKASRYLTHIKRLKDPEEPVHRLMTHAEGLGARLGPVLLQLPPTLRADAELLDACLACFPPGTRVAVEPRHESWWTPEVREVLESRSAALCWADVRAHPVTPLWRTTNWGYVRFHEGRAKDWPRYGRRSLETWAARIDATWPADDDVYAYFNNDPNAAAVENARTFESLLR